In Nymphaea colorata isolate Beijing-Zhang1983 chromosome 13, ASM883128v2, whole genome shotgun sequence, one DNA window encodes the following:
- the LOC116266785 gene encoding probable plastid-lipid-associated protein 14, chloroplastic isoform X1, with amino-acid sequence MLMAFCGTNPPSNDFVMISRYQLNKTNIPLMDLRTGSNLLKSSQQRSYNLFLNGKQARPLSRKPLQTECSAKRVANRESHGSEKCIDTVLDVGEEEPAITRFKMSDFSLCDRVSIGLAGRGDEVIFEAIVRDPDSPLYKSKVVLRQLTTSQAQRRGRRALEVLKKLARRHLMYHSYAMQVHGYVSPSNGADHGSFVLVHGYHGSYSLQHWLQLANWLPTLEATLALDEECARRVGDDTIGGPAVTRQLRLIRILMRDLLIGVNYLHSHGLAHTELRLETVHISPVDRHVKVGILGNAADFDDGNPTENTLEGNNDRRRMMIAFDMRCVGFMMAKMVLRELMDPSIFMKFKSFLTKGNDPSCLREFLLPILNKSSPSGSSGLQILDRNWGAGWNLLSLMLATKPSERISCLDALRHPFLCGPKWRVDSSVDIIKWGVGSTAVRITEEYIYGRHQRSRLAYFIELMEKLNPYPELKNWNEFLPGTWRLLYSTGRHIGLTLRQPLPTILIGNAHLAFTPLSDNFLFIQSNVDFTVISATQWPHNKVGAAGKLQITCKSKVAEGSWIYGSEEIDDRPSLIQSGSQESSARKPTNRRVWRRASPVEDIPQALPVASLLPGEIEVTMNLDEVPEDVEGMKKVLREVRVQIPPEMFDVSKLVCATYADSRLLILRSVAGSALLFTRTPAQS; translated from the exons TTCTTAAATGGAAAGCAAGCGAGACCTTTGAGTAGAAAACCTTTACAAACAGAATGTTCTGCTAAAAGGGTTGCAAATAGAGAATCCCATGGAAGTGAAAAGTGCATAGATACTGTTCTTGATGTGGGAGAGGAGGAACCTGCCATCACCAGATTCAAGATGTCAGACTTTTCATTGTGTGATCGTGTCAGCATTGGCCTTGCAGGCAGG GGGGATGAAGTGATTTTTGAAGCCATTGTTAGAGATCCTGACAG tCCGCTTTACAAATCAAAAGTTGTGCTGCGACAACTTACTACCTCCCAAGCACAAAGAAGAGGGAGACGGGCCTTGGAG GTTCTGAAGAAACTTGCTCGTCGTCACCTTATGTACCATTCATATGCAATGCAGGTTCATGGCTATGTATCACCGTCAAATGGTGCTGATCATGGTTCTTTTGTTCTGGTGCATGGA TACCATGGGAGTTACTCTCTACAACATTGGCTTCAGCTTGCAAACTGGCTTCCTACCTTAGAGGCTACTCTAGCATTGGATGAAGAATGTGCTAGGAGAGTCGGTGATGATACAATTGGAGGGCCTGCTGTTACACGACAACTGAGATTAATTAGAATTCTAATGAGGGACCTTCTGATTGGA GTGAACTACTTGCATAGCCATGGACTTGCTCATACAGAACTGAGACTGGAAACTGTGCACATCAGCCCAGTGGATAGACATGTCAAA GTGGGGATTCTTGGAAATGCTGCTGATTTTGATGATGGAAATCCAACGGAGAATACACTTGAAGGAAACAATGACAGGCGGAGAATGATGATTGCATTTGACATGAG GTGTGTGGGGTTTATGATGGCAAAAATGGTCTTACGAGAACTAATGGATCCTTCCATCTTCATGAAGTTCAAGTCTTTCCTCACAAAA GGAAATGATCCATCGTGCTTGCGTGAGTTTCTCTTGCCAATCCTAAACAAAAGTTCTCCTTCGGGCAGTTCTGGTCTTCAA ATACTTGACAGGAATTGGGGTGCTGGATGGAATCTCCTGTCATTAATGCTTGCAACAAAACCTTCTGAAAGAATAAG TTGCTTAGATGCACTTCGGCATCCCTTTTTATGTGGCCCAAAGTGGCGGGTGGACTCATCAGTTGATATCATTAAGTGGGGAGTAGGTTCTACTGCTGTTCGGATCACAGAGGAGTATATATATGGTCGACATCAG CGGAGTAGGTTGGCATACTTCATTGAGCTGATGGAGAAGCTTAATCCTTACCCAGAGCTGAAG AACTGGAATGAGTTCCTGCCAGGAACATGGCGCCTTTTATATTCCACTGGCAGGCATATTGGTCTCACTCTCCGCCAGCCTTTGCCAACTATCCTTATTGGCAACGCACACCTGGCCTTTACTCCATTGTCGGATAATTTCTTATTCATTCAATCCAATGTAGATTTTACGGTCATCTctgccactcaatggccacacaACAAAGTTGGCGCTGCTGGGAAATTGCAGATAACTTGTAAATCTAAAGTTGCAGAAGGTAGTTGGATTTATGGAAGTGAGGAAATCGATGACAGGCCGAGTTTAATCCAGTCTGGTTCTCAAGAATCGTCTGCCAGAAAACCTACTAACAGAAGGGTATGGAGGAGAGCAAGCCCGGTTGAGGATATCCCACAGGCACTTCCCGTTGCTAGCCTCTTACCAGGAGAAATAGAGGTGACAATGAATCTGGATGAAGTGCCAGAAGATGTAGAGGGGATGAAGAAGGTCTTGCGGGAGGTTCGTGTGCAGATCCCACCTGAGATGTTCGATGTCTCGAAATTAGTTTGTGCGACATATGCTGATTCAAGATTATTGATTTTGCGAAGTGTTGCAGGTTCTGCACTCCTATTTACGCGTACACCTGCACAATCTTGA